NNNNNNNNNNNNNNNNNNNNNNNNNNNNNNNNNNNNNNNNNNNNNNNNNNNNNNNNNNNNNNNNNNNNNNNNNNNNNNNNNNNNNNNNNNNNNNNNNNNNNNNNNNNNNNNNNNNNNNNNNNNNNNNNNNNNNNNNNNNNNNNNNNNNNNNNNNNNNNNNNNNNNNNNNNNNNNNNNNNNNNNNNNNNNNNNNNNNNNNNNNgagtggctggtaaaatattttgtccaccagccactatggctggtggacaaaatttttaatttccacccctgggtgTAGGTGAACGGCTGAGTTTTTTCCTGAAGAGCTGGGTCTCCTGTGTTGACCCATGTGCCTTTGGAGaggctgtttggatttttcaATGTAGAGTTATGAACATTCCTtgtgcactgaactgcatacaccacaCTGCTCAGTTTATGTTTGGGTGTTTactccttagggtggaccaacctctatctgagagtcctgtttggtttgaaatgtactgggatgcatccatttgtaatgtttatgtaattatttttttctggattttttgcTGATATTTCTCCATTAAATTGTAACTACTGGAAAAATTAAGACTACTTATGTCATTATAAGtgagaaaactaacaaaatcaGCATGTAATTCAATAACTATTTCCCCCACTGTATCATATTGAGATAATTGTCAATAATTCTGTCctcaaatacaaatataaatatatcacttttgacatttacagattttgttaATGACAAAAGCCTTTAAATGCCCTTCTTGTGATAGGAGTGCTTTTTACAGCTGGAATTTTCAGCAACTTATACAGCATCTGTCAGTGCATGGGGATccagataaataaaagacatgCTCTTCTTTCTGGTATCCATTTCAGAGAGAGTCATACTGATTGAAAGGAGGATAAAGAACCACACCCACAAGCTAAAGGTTCTGACAGTTATAGTCTATAAAACCATCTAAACCAGATGGACTAGAAATGTTCTGTCAGACCAAGTTTGTGTaaactggttttgtttaattGCCATAATCAAAGGttattattaacctttattcaACAAGGAAAGATTCCACTTGTCAGGTGATATGGAGACGAAGGCGGACCCAGAtcgcagactcatattgaataaactaatttatttaaattaagaaaataaacaaaaacaaaaagctgacatggcagcaaatgctaaacaaaaacagaagcaaaataatAACCTTGAACATGGAGCAACAAAGTACatctaagcaaacacaaacaaacacagagcgAAAAACCAGGAACGgagaaacaaacaatgaaccagcagagaagtgaagtaaatgaccgggttttaaacacagaggatcaagaataagtgggcacaggtgtgtGATTGCTAAAgctgggacaggtgtagatcggcgtggcaggaagacaagtgagtaactgagaggagtgaatagtgacagaaaacaaaggcatgAACAACAGGAACTaaagacaaagataactgaacacaaccagaaaacacgaagacaacaaacagaacccaaagaacccaaagaaaacccaaaacctgaCACCACTGATATTAAAAACTTCTTTATCAAGGGAGACCTGGTCAAGAAAGGCAGCAGCAAACACCAAAACATAGTTATCACATCACAGTTAgtgcaacaaaattaaaaactttaaattgagaaacaaataaaaacaaataatttaaacaaattaagaaTAACAATTACATGCTATGAAATTAGCCTCAAGTacttaattattttattttaaaacattcaatgAAATGAACTCTGTAAGTTTCCAGTCTTTCTGcagtgcatttatttttgaagGTGCAGAATggacaaaaacctttttaccCAGTTCAGTCTAGGCAAACAGaatgaaaagcagcaaataatcTTAAAAGTGGACGGAGTAAGAACCAGCACCTCTCTGtacaattaaaatataaataaaagagtGAAGAAATACACACATTACCTTGTAAATGAAAGTATCCCAACAGCTGAGCCTTCTGCTGGCCAAAGCAGGCCGTTCTATCCTCAACTATAACTCACATTGTCAATGACTTACAATTTTCATCGAACCTCAGAGAGGTATGATAAACAGTGTCAACCATTCAAAGACATCGAGCAGACGTGTTCATATAGGAAAAAATCTCCATAAATcaacacaagtaaaaacattgCAGGACTAGCTGCTTTTTAACATTGAACAACTTATTcaacaatctgctggctttcttagACAGAAAACCTTTACTAAtttgctttttataatgtatgtgcatgtttttctacaatgccctgagacaacttttgttgggACTTGGcactacaaaaataaactgaattgaattgaattattacaaaagtaaaaacccagtttttgtTACAGCTTCTTTACCAGTTTCTTCACATGTGGCATGAAAGTAAGGGAGTCATCAATCAAGATGTTCAGATATTTATACACATGAACCAACTCCATTTGAATTCCTTTGAGCATAGTcacagaagaaagaagaagtggTTTCTTTCTAGCACTGGAAAACAACATAAGCCTAGTCTTGTATGCATTAAGAACAAGTTTCAGCTGAAGTAAAGAACGTTGGACAGCATTAAAGGCTTCCTGCTGTGATTCAGCAGCCTGGACAAGAGCTGATCCATAGCAGTAAGCTATATTTCAGCATAGAAATATAAATCACCCTTTGAAACATTCAGATCTGACACATCAGATCTGACACATCTGACACATTCAGACTCAGATCATTGATagaaataatgaataaaagGGTCCCCAGTACAGAACCCTGCAGCACTCTTTTACTTACAGTACAGTGGCAAGTTCTGATCACAGACCATCATATTTAATGCACTGAGTTCTATTATGTTTcaaggaaatgaaaacaaaaacagactaaaaaaatagtttctacCCTAGAGCTGTTGTTGCACTGAACAAGACAAATTTATCCAAAACCTGAACAATCATTTTCTTGACATTTCTATTCAATATTTCTATTGTTTCtattatatttatgtattttgcaCTACCTTTGAgagttgctattttttaaattttgttgtgcTTTCTTGTACAATGACAACAAAGGAATTCAATTCAATTCTATTCTATTACTGAGGTAATTTGAGAAACATGCAACTGCTTTTTCTGAAAGAAGCCTTATCAAGTGCAACTAATATATCATTTACTACCTTCATTGTAGCTGTGATGGTACAacgtttagtttctgtaacCTGATTGATGTATCGATAAGAtagcatttgaataaaaaaaactcctttaCTTGCTTACTCACAAGGGCTTTAAAATTTTTTGCCAGCACTTATGAGTTAGTTATTGGTCTGTAGTTAGTTGAAATTGCTGGATCACCCCCTTTTAACAACGAGAGATCATAATCTGATTTCCATACAGAAGGAATTTCATTCTTTTCCACAGTGAGGTTAAAGGGTTTTGTAAGAGCCTCTGCTACCAAAATCAGCAgccattttcagaaaatagGGATTTTCTATAGATTTTCTGTAGTCTACTGTATAGCTTTAAGGGCCTTTTGGACTTCATGAACAGTGACAAAATTGAAAGGTTGACAAGTGTACACTGGAAGATCAGTGCAAGGATTCACAGATCCCACAGTGTCAAACAAAGAGCCAGAAGATATAAATTACTTGATAAAACAATTTGACATCttcattttataataaacaggaacagaatcatttaaaacaaaagtagtaAGAGTCTGAAAATTTTTTATCaccaaaaatgaatgaatgactttCAAACTTTCTGTggattatttagatttttagtgGTGACAAGCAAATAATACTCTGATTTGTCTTTCTTAattaaagaaaagcttttttttcttaattgcCTCAAAGTTATCTGTCAACTCCAGGAAACACCAGTTTTTTTTCACCCCTTTATTCAattcatttcaaattaaaaaatactttaataatttcagagggaaattaaatgttgtagctcataatcctggtttcattaaagagttcttatagatgctgatggttgtgggcaggaaggatctcttgtagtggtctgtcccgatgtgtccttgATCCTGGTGTTTTCAAAGAGCCCCActaggtgagcctcgctggcctcctgtggTGCCATGATGGCTGAGCTCTGAAAGCACAGGTTGATGTTGAAGTCCTGGGCAATCTCCTGTACCAGGTGCTGGAAGGatagcttctggatgagcagctcagtggacttctggtagtggtggatctctctgagagccacggtaccgatcctgtagaggtgaggcttcttcactcggCTGGTGGCCGAGGCGCTCCAGTGGgcggctttggtggcgagctgcttcctgggagctttacctcctgTGGATTTACAGGCAGTCGGCTTGGTTCTGGTCATGaatggacttcagggttcttcacgttCAACAAAGAAGagtaaaaaatgttaatcagctgcttgttgttatggttacacatcataacaagatgtccagaagtaaaaggtttcagtaaaaatacttggagctgcacagcatctgataccacaggaaataatctttcaaaaaagtgatttacaagtagaaaaaggaggaattaaaattttcaaaagcaatatctcagagtgAATGTAACAgcgctactccaacatgcagccaccttgagcggcacAATTCTAGAAGAAATTTCTTAATAGGGCATGCTAGTTTACACTTATACACTTATATCTTGTTGTTGCTGTGATTGTAGCTTGATGATAACTTACAAAACAATGACATTAAAAAtcttttagacaaaaaataaataaataaaatccaataaaaaattGGTTAAAGCAGATTTACAATAAGGACACATTAAGATGACAGGTGTCTATAATagacacctgtaaataaattacacttaccttcagctgttgtctctgtgtctggttttggtctcgctctctggacaataTTACCCCTGCGTTCatgtcagaatgctccagccataaACAATTGTCCTGAGCGACTCCAGATCCAGAACTGAGTAAGGacttgtgttgaaataagtatTGAGAACCTACCTTCGCGTCTAATTGCTTTTAGTAATTATCTGGATAAGTTTTATGTGGGTTCGGAGAATCGCGTCCAAGATGGCGGACACCTCTCCCCGAACCNNNNNNNNNNNNNNNNNNNNNNNNNNNNNNNNNNNNNNNNNNNNNNNNNNNNNNNNNNNNNNNNNNNNNNNNNNNNNNNNNNNNNNNNNNNNNNNNNNNNNNNNNNNNNNNNNNNNNNNNNNNNNNNNNNNNNNNNNNNNNNNNNNNNNNNNNNNNNNNNNNNNNNNNNNNNNNNNNNNNNNNNNNNNNNNNNNNNNNNNNNNNNNNNNNNNNNNNNNNNNNNNNNNNNNNNNNNNNNNNNNNNNNNNNNNNNNNNNNNNNNNNNNNNNNNNNNNNNNNNNNNNNNNNNNNNNNNNNNNNNNNNNNNNNNNNNNNNNNNNNNNNNNNNNNNNNNNNNNNNNNNNNNNNNNNNNNNNNNNNNNNNNNNNNNNNNNNNNNNNNNNNNNNNNNNNNNNNNNNNNNNNNNNNNNNNNNNNNNNNNNNNNNNNNNNNNNNNNNNNNNNNNNNNNNGCTTCGGGACTACGATtatcacggatacttacctgggACTGCTGGacactcacctggacaggattactggctcGTCGACCTCTGGCACTTTTGGCACCCGTTTCAATGAGACCGAAATAACACAAAAGTTATGGAATCTTAGGCAAGGACAGCGTTCGGTGGCTTAATTTGCTATTGATTTTCGTACCTTAGCTGCAACTTACAGGTGGAATGAGCCCGCATTAAAAGGGGTTTTTATTCATGCACTTCAAGAGTCAATCAAAGATCAGTTAGCTGGTAGGGATGAACCACGTTCCCTAGATGAGTTAATTGCCCTGTCTATCAGATTAGACAACCGTCTGCGGGAAAGACAGCGGGAGAGAAATATTCAATCAAGTAGGTTGGAACAAGGCACCATAAGTGCTGAGATAGAGCCAGGAACCAAAGAAGGTGAGAGTGAACCCATGCAAGGGGGAAGAGCTAGACTCACCCCTGAGGAGAAACTTAGGCGCTTAGAGTccagagaatgtttttattgtggatGAAAAAATCATTTCCGGGCTAAGTGTCCACAGTTAAAAGGACAGACTCACTAGGTGACCGGGGGGTACTAGTGGGTAGTCTTGCGCAACCCCTCGGATCCCGATTATTCGTCCATGCTACCATTATGAATCAGCAGATCAAGCTCCCgattgtgaggatctgggttttttgGTTCCGCCCCcggggcggcgccactaatcattgttccacaggtgttcctcataccactaatgagaccagccaggatttaagcagcaggcggtgatcagaccttcgctggagcatcgaacctactgggttaaaTTCTCCGCCTcggcgtctaacctgaactcttgctcctagTATTAACCACGTTCTTTGTTGCTACCTATGTTCTAggtttttcttgccacgccacgactccGGATATCAAGGatcacttacctggaaccacgctgctacttaccttgctggatctAACTCATCACTCCTGGAACTCCTGGAAATTGCTCCTCCTCTCATCGGCGCTGcattcacctcctggatctgtaagcaaacaaagagacattataccACCTTCTTGTTACCGTTTGGATCAagacttgtacccgagactcacctagctctccttctcttgcagaccgctccggataccgcccactctatatagtctcaccctgtaaataaactcacttacctttacttccgtctccgtgtttggtcttggtttcgctctttgGACAAaacctcccgagttatgacacCGATACACGCATTAATCGATTCCGGTGCCGAACAAAATCTTATTTCTGACAATCTAGTCCAACAATTGCAGCTAAAGACGGTACAATTATCCACACCTCTCCCTGTTATGGATATTTCTGGTCAGGTCACCCAAATCGAGTTTAGAGTTCCTCAGCTTCATTTACTCACATCAGGTAATCACAGAGAGACAGCTGAATTTCTAGTGTTTTCCGCCCCATCTTCACAGCTAATCTTAGGATTTCCTTGGCTACAGCGACACAATCCGATCATTAACTGGACGGAAAGAAGAATTGACTCATGGAGCCCTTTTTGTTTGCAACACTGTCTGCAATCTGCGCTACCATCCCCAAGCAACAAGATTGTGTCTGAAGCNNNNNNNNNNNNNNNNNNNNNNNNNNNNNNNNNNNNNNNNNNNNNNNNNNNNNNNNNNNNNNNNNNNNNNNNNNNNNNNNNNNNNNNNNNNNNNNNNNNNNNNNNNNNNNNNNNNNNNNNNNNNNNNNNNNNNNNNNNNNNNNNNNNNNNNNNNNNNNNNNNNNNNNNNNNNNNNNNNNNNNNNNNNNNNNNNNNNNNNNNNNNNNNNNNNNNNNNNNNNNNNNNNNNNNNNNNNNNNNNNNNNNNNNNNNNNNNNNNNNNNNNNNNNNNNNNNNNNNNNNNNNNNNNNNNNNNNNNNNNNNNNNNNNNNNNNNNNNNNNNNNNNNNNNNNNNNNNNNNNNNNNNNNNNNNNNNNNNNNNNNNNNNNNNNNNNNNNNNNNNNNNNNNNNNNNNNNNNNNNNNNNNNNNNNNNNNNNNNNNNNNNNNNNNNNNNNNNNNNNNNNNNNNNNNNNNNNNNNNNNNNNNNNNNNNNNNNNNNNNNNNNNNNNNNNNNNNNNNNNNNNNNNNNNNNNNNNNNNNNNNNNNNNNNNNNNNNNNNNNNNNNNNNNNNNNNNNNNNNNNNNNNNNNNNNNNNNNNNNNNNNNNNNNNNNNNNNNNNNNNNNNNNNNNNNNNNNNNNNNNNNNNNNNNNNNNNNNNNNNNNNNNNNNNNNNNNNNNNNNNNNNNNNNNNNNNNNNNNNNNNNNNNNNNNNNNNNNNNNNNNNNNNNNNNNNNNNNNNNNNNNNNNNNNNNNNNNNNNNNNNNNNNNNNNNNNNNNNNNNNNNNNNNNNNNNNNNNNNNNNNNNNNNNNNNNNNNNNNNNNNNNNNNNNNNNNNNNNNNNNNNNNNNNNNNNNNNNNNNNNNNNNNNNNNNNNNNNNNNNNNNNNNNNNNNNNNNNNNNNNNNNNNNNNNNNNNNNNNNNNNNNNNNNNNNNNNNNNNNNNNNNNNNNNNNNNNNNNNNNNNNNNNNNNNNNNNNNNNNNNNNNNNNNNNNNNNNNNNNNNNNNNNNNNNNNNNNNNNNNNNNNNNNNNNNNNNNNNNNNNNNNNNNNNNNNNNNNNNNNNNNNNNNNNNNNNNNNNNNNNNNNNNNNNNNNNNNNNNNNNNNNNNNNNNNNNNNNNNNNNNNNNNNNNNNNNNNNNNNNNNNNNNNNNNNNNNNNNNNNNNNNNNNNNNNNNNNNNNNNNNNNNNNNNNNNNNNNNNNNNNNNNNNNNNNNNNNNNNNNNNNNNNNNNNNNNNNNNNNNNNNNNNNNNNNNNNNNNNNNNNNNNNNNNNNNNNNNNNNNNNNNNNNNN
The DNA window shown above is from Kryptolebias marmoratus isolate JLee-2015 linkage group LG5, ASM164957v2, whole genome shotgun sequence and carries:
- the LOC112451524 gene encoding histone H3-like, which translates into the protein MTRTKPTACKSTGGKAPRKQLATKAAHWSASATSRVKKPHLYRIGTVALREIHHYQKSTELLIQKLSFQHLVQEIAQDFNINLLTCFQSSAVMALQEASEAYLVGVFEDTNLCAIHSKRVTIMPKRVQLASRIHGERA